One genomic segment of Bacteroidales bacterium includes these proteins:
- the mutS gene encoding DNA mismatch repair protein MutS, whose product MAKKVVETPLMKQYNQIKSKHPDAVLLFRVGDFYETFSDDAIKTSKILGITLTKRANGAASFVELAGFPYHALDTYLPKLVRAGQRVAICEQLEDPKKTKKIVKRGVTELVTPGVAIGDSILEHNENNFLAAVHIDKQIAGISFLDISTGEFYLAEGSFQYIDKLLSSFSPKEVLYERSQYEKFKELFGTKYYTYKLEDWAFTESTSEERLLKQFDTNSLKGFGINTMRYGVTAAGAVLQYLDLTEHRDIKHITRISRIEEDKYVWLDKFTIRNLEIFQSFGENSKSLLDIIDKTVSPPGSRLMRRRLALPLKNLQSIQERLDLVGFFIKNPEEKEQISKLIKQTGDLERMNSKIASQRINPRDVYQLKNALFAVEDIKNICQNSNNDKLKKVADSLNPCINIRERIDNEIKEDPPTAIQKGNVIKEGVSKELDDLREIAYSGKDYLQNLKRDLAYKTGIASLKIGFNNVFGYYFEVRNRFKDMVPQEWTRKQTLVSSERYINQELKEYEEKILGAEDKILVLESKLFENLIISLADYISLIQTTAQATANLDVLLSFAQTAVDYNYSKPEVNDSLEINIKQGRHPVIERQLPIDDPYIPNDVFLDTESQQIIIITGPNMSGKSALLRQTALIVLMAQIGSFVPAEDAKIGFVDKVFTRVGASDNISSGESTFMVEMNEASSILNNLSERSLILFDELGRGTSTYDGISIAWSIVEYIHEYPKAKAKTLFATHYHELNEMEKSFNRIKNFNVSVKELNQKIIFLRKLVQGGSEHSFGIHVAKLAGMPQSIVKRANIILKELEQSHRKEELIEKVDDLAENREGFQMSIFQLDDPVLKQIRDEIANLDINNLTPIEALNKLNEIKKHLNL is encoded by the coding sequence ATGGCAAAGAAAGTTGTAGAAACACCTTTAATGAAACAATATAATCAGATTAAATCCAAACATCCTGATGCTGTTTTGTTATTTCGAGTAGGCGATTTTTATGAAACATTTTCAGATGATGCGATTAAAACTTCTAAAATTCTCGGAATTACTTTAACCAAACGTGCAAATGGTGCAGCTTCCTTTGTTGAACTTGCCGGATTCCCGTACCATGCACTTGATACATATCTTCCTAAATTAGTAAGAGCCGGACAAAGAGTAGCTATATGCGAACAATTGGAAGATCCGAAAAAAACAAAAAAAATTGTTAAAAGAGGAGTAACAGAATTAGTAACACCGGGTGTAGCAATTGGGGACAGTATTTTAGAGCATAATGAAAATAACTTCTTGGCAGCTGTTCATATTGATAAACAAATAGCAGGAATTTCTTTTCTTGATATTTCTACCGGTGAGTTTTATCTCGCTGAAGGAAGTTTTCAATATATTGATAAATTATTATCAAGCTTTTCACCTAAAGAAGTTTTATATGAAAGAAGCCAATACGAAAAATTTAAAGAACTTTTCGGCACAAAATATTATACATATAAATTAGAAGATTGGGCATTTACCGAAAGCACATCTGAAGAACGCTTATTGAAGCAATTCGATACAAACAGTCTTAAAGGTTTCGGTATCAATACAATGAGATACGGTGTTACAGCGGCAGGTGCAGTTTTGCAATACTTAGACCTCACCGAACACCGAGATATAAAACATATTACACGTATCTCAAGAATTGAAGAAGACAAATATGTTTGGTTGGATAAATTTACAATCAGAAATTTAGAAATATTCCAATCTTTCGGAGAAAATTCAAAATCATTATTGGATATTATTGATAAAACTGTATCTCCGCCCGGTTCCAGATTAATGAGAAGACGGCTTGCGTTACCTTTAAAAAATCTGCAATCAATTCAAGAACGCTTGGATTTAGTTGGGTTTTTTATTAAAAATCCTGAAGAAAAGGAACAAATCTCTAAACTGATTAAACAAACCGGAGATTTAGAGCGAATGAATTCAAAAATTGCTTCTCAAAGAATAAATCCTCGTGATGTTTATCAACTGAAAAATGCACTGTTTGCTGTTGAAGACATTAAAAATATTTGTCAGAATTCAAATAATGATAAACTGAAAAAAGTAGCTGATTCTTTGAATCCGTGTATAAATATCAGGGAAAGAATTGATAATGAAATAAAAGAAGATCCGCCTACTGCCATACAAAAGGGTAATGTGATAAAAGAAGGTGTATCAAAAGAACTTGATGATTTAAGAGAAATTGCATATTCAGGTAAAGATTATCTTCAAAATTTGAAAAGGGATTTAGCCTATAAAACCGGCATTGCATCATTGAAAATTGGTTTTAATAATGTATTCGGCTATTATTTTGAAGTAAGGAACAGATTTAAAGATATGGTTCCGCAAGAGTGGACAAGGAAGCAAACTCTTGTGAGTTCTGAACGATATATTAACCAAGAGTTAAAGGAATATGAAGAAAAAATTTTGGGTGCAGAAGATAAGATATTAGTGCTTGAAAGCAAATTGTTTGAAAATCTGATTATCAGTCTTGCCGATTATATTTCATTGATACAAACAACAGCACAAGCTACTGCTAATTTAGATGTTTTGTTGTCATTTGCTCAAACAGCAGTTGATTATAATTATTCCAAACCGGAAGTAAACGATTCTTTAGAGATAAATATTAAACAAGGAAGACATCCTGTTATTGAAAGACAGCTTCCGATTGATGATCCCTATATCCCTAATGATGTTTTCTTGGATACTGAATCGCAACAGATTATCATTATTACGGGACCAAATATGTCCGGAAAATCGGCTTTATTAAGACAAACTGCATTAATTGTACTAATGGCACAGATTGGGTCTTTTGTGCCGGCAGAGGACGCAAAAATCGGTTTTGTGGATAAAGTATTTACGCGTGTAGGAGCATCTGATAATATTTCTTCCGGAGAATCAACTTTTATGGTTGAAATGAATGAGGCGTCAAGTATCCTGAACAATTTATCTGAACGCAGTTTAATTCTTTTTGATGAATTGGGTAGGGGAACCAGCACCTATGACGGAATTTCAATTGCTTGGTCAATTGTTGAATATATACATGAGTATCCCAAAGCAAAAGCAAAGACCTTGTTCGCGACTCATTATCACGAACTTAATGAAATGGAAAAATCTTTTAATCGAATTAAGAACTTTAATGTTTCTGTTAAAGAACTTAATCAAAAGATAATATTTTTAAGAAAGTTGGTGCAAGGCGGCAGTGAACACAGCTTTGGTATTCATGTTGCAAAACTTGCCGGTATGCCGCAAAGTATAGTAAAACGTGCAAATATAATTCTTAAAGAACTTGAACAATCCCACCGTAAAGAAGAATTAATTGAAAAAGTTGATGATCTTGCAGAAAACCGCGAAGGATTTCAAATGAGTATATTCCAATTAGATGATCCCGTATTAAAACAGATCAGAGATGAAATAGCTAATTTGGATATTAATAATCTCACCCCCATAGAAGCCTTGAATAAGCTGAATGAAATTAAGAAGCATTTAAATCTGTAA